The genomic interval TCCTGCATCTTACGGCCGTACACATCTACTACGATACCAAGCGGCAGTCTGCTGCCAACTTCCAGCCCATCGATGTCCGGACCGATAAGTTCAACTTTACCGTCTTCGATATCGTCTCCGGCCATACGTACCAGCTCGAAGGCGGGTGTTTTCTGTCCGCCGAATTCAACAAACATGTCCTTCTTACGGATACTTTCACCTTCGAAAGCCGGTCCGATTGTAATAGGAACATCAATGTCGATAGCAGTGATTTTGATACCGCGAACTTCAAGGGCGGTTTGTACAATCTTATCATAATCCGGTTCTGAAATAAACCAGTCAGGAATTTGCTTGTCTTCCGGCAACTCCTGGTCTGTAATAACCGGGAAACCAACGTTAATGGCTCCCATAGCGGCTGCGGTTTTAACCATATCATGCTCACCGAGATAAAGCACGAAGGCCAGAACGCGACGGCGCTGGTAATCTTTCTGTGCCTCGTAATCACCCGGTTTAATGCCGCCGAACATCATACCTGCACGAAGCGCATAGTTGGCAGCGTGTACAACCTGGGTAAAGTTACCCAGAGGATAAGCGATATAATCAACACCTAGTTTTACATTCTCTTCCATTAACTGTTCAATGATTTCATCACAGAGGAAGAGCATAAGTCCTTTTGCCATTAAACTGTCAACCAGTTTCTTAGCAGCTTTACTGTCTTTAGCACGTCCCAGGATAACAGCTTCACCGGGGATGGTCCAGTCAACCATCTTGGTACCGTATTGACGAACTACCGGGTCACCGATAAAACCGGTCCAGGGTTTTACGTGTAAAGGATTTTCCGGTGTATTTTGGATGTAGCGAATAGCTTCAATAATATCAGCTGCATACCATGTAGACTCACCCCACTGGCGGGCGTTCTCAAAGGTCTTAGCTTCTTTAATTTTCATACGTGCCCGGTTTAATACCGGAACACAGTCACCCAGAGTCTTAATTTCTTCACCACTTAAGCAGCGAATTACCGGAAGGTAATATGCTGTATCGGGATAACCTATCGGATGATCTTTACCGTAGGTTCTAATAGCCTGATTTAAAAGGATTTCAGCATAACTTAAAGCAGTAATTGTACCTTCATAAGCTTCTTTAAAAAGCTTTTTCGGTTCCTTTCCTGGCTCTATTGCGCCTTCAAAAATTTGATCAAAGTTGAGCGCTTCAGACATTCTGTTTCCTCCTTTCAATCTTGGAATTAATATTAGTAATTTTGACAGAGTTCTGTTTCAAGATCTTCAGCAACTTTCCTATGAACACCAAGTTTCCAAGTTCTATATTCTAAAGCATTAAGCATTTTCTTGCAGGCGGTTTGGATATCCGGTTCAAGAATGAAATAGCCACCAAATACATCACCGGCAATCTGGGTAAGAACACTGTAAATTAAATCACAGCCTTCAACAGGCGGCATTGTACCAACATGAGTCGGTAAGCCAAGTGCAACTGCCCAAGTACCAATACTGGTAGCTTTACCACTCATAGCTTCCGGAGCAGAACCTATAAACGGTACCTTTGGAACGTCTACACCAAGATCGTCTGCCATCATATTTACTAATTGAGCCATACGAGAATAATCTACGCAGGAACCCATGTGGAGTACCGGCGGCATTCCATACTGCAGGTTAGCTTTTTCAGTAATCCGTTTAAAGAAA from Desulfolucanica intricata carries:
- the acsB gene encoding acetyl-CoA decarbonylase/synthase complex subunit alpha/beta → MSEALNFDQIFEGAIEPGKEPKKLFKEAYEGTITALSYAEILLNQAIRTYGKDHPIGYPDTAYYLPVIRCLSGEEIKTLGDCVPVLNRARMKIKEAKTFENARQWGESTWYAADIIEAIRYIQNTPENPLHVKPWTGFIGDPVVRQYGTKMVDWTIPGEAVILGRAKDSKAAKKLVDSLMAKGLMLFLCDEIIEQLMEENVKLGVDYIAYPLGNFTQVVHAANYALRAGMMFGGIKPGDYEAQKDYQRRRVLAFVLYLGEHDMVKTAAAMGAINVGFPVITDQELPEDKQIPDWFISEPDYDKIVQTALEVRGIKITAIDIDVPITIGPAFEGESIRKKDMFVEFGGQKTPAFELVRMAGDDIEDGKVELIGPDIDGLEVGSRLPLGIVVDVYGRKMQEDFEPVLERRIHYFTNYGEGLWHVAQRDLMWVRISKDAYAKGFRMKHIGDILYAKFKSEFSAIVDRIQVTIITDEAKVLEMREIARKDYYQKRDDRLKLLTDEGVDTFYSCLLCQSFAPTHVCVVAPERVGLCGAVSWLDAKAAYEINPHGANQPIPKGEVIDPVKGQWKSFNEYTYQNSQRTIEAVNFYTIMEYPMTSCGCFEAIMCMVPECNGFMVVNREHGGMTPSGMTFSTLAGTIGGGAQMPGFMGIGKSYLASKKFVPADGGLARLVWMPKDLKEQLRPQLEEAAEYAGLGKDFIDKIADETVGTSGAEILPFLEEKGHPALTMESLF